Genomic window (Juglans microcarpa x Juglans regia isolate MS1-56 chromosome 2S, Jm3101_v1.0, whole genome shotgun sequence):
CCCACAAACAGAGAAATGGAATATAACTATATACCGCAAGAAGAACGGTAGAAATGGGAATCTGAAGATAATAAGACAATGAAAACATATATTGCACAACAAGGAAGTTGAACAATCCCATCACTAGAGCAGTGTACACTGCATGTTTACAAGGATGGAGCCAATAGATTTCAGAGGAGAGAGATGTCAAGAATTGAAAGATGTATCAAGCGCAAGACACTTCTGAAGCaagtaatgataaatataagTCCTAAATACACAAGAATCATacaagttttttgtaaaaaaatggatcacactaataaagaatagtttttttttttacactttctaAGGTGGCGTCCATATTTTTATAAGGCTTACATATGGTTTATCTATTTGGgacttatacaaatcatttctcttctgAAACTGTAACAATCAACTCACACAATAATAAAACTTTAGTTCCATCAACGTAGGTTTCAAAGCATTCACATTGACCCAACAAATTATTTGtcaaaatttattcaaaatttgtatctttttattttattttagttgttcatcttttctaaaaatcttattttattttacttttttgtctttcaaaaataaaaaacggaggaaatgtttcaatttatttattttcatatcttcgtaattacttaattatttgttgtgcctgtatttttgactttttatttgtaacaaaaaaattttaaaattatttatctcttcaaacggtaatgttttcaaaatcaatactttcctaacattaatattttttaaaaaccatCTTCTCCCAAATgatcaaatttaagaaaaatatttcatacaatTTTTATGTACAAATCTCGTGCAagtcctttataaaaaagtagattccatcataaatatgaaaaactcactttttttaataagactcgcatgattttcaaaattcttgtaCAAGACTTGTATATTTGGAGCTTTTACTTAAcattactaaagaaaaaattgctTAAATAGTGCATTAGACGaccttctttttattataattttttttattaccatTCTCTCAACATTTcctaatatcatatcaaataattagtcaataattaAGATTTAGTAAAGACAATTGTAAatggaataaaatataaatataataaaatccatACCTCAATGGGCTTGGATCATCGAAGGCTAACTTTTCAATATGTCATTTCTATAACCGGGCAAACATCAGGTCCATGGGTGTTGTATGCATGCTGCTCTGGCTGTTGGGCTCCCAGCAGCATCTTCATGCCATTTGTTCGACCAACATATGAGAAGCGGtgagtttttaataaaatagcaaATGCTTTGTATTTACATATGGTATTATTGTCGTGATAAGATATAACTACTTTATTATATAGACTAAATCAAACACGATGTGCTTAATTAAATGGACAGAACTTAAAACTTTAACAAGACTCATATAAATAACGGATGGCACAACACAACTTGATAACCTGTTTAATTATCGATTAGAATTGGATTAGCGCTACATGATCTCGTGTCTTGACCCATTTCATGCAAATAAGTTCAATTGATTCGTATAACTTGTTTGACCtaattgacaaaattttatataaaaattaatatctacAAATCTTAGTAGCCACACTATAATTAATATCTCCAAGAAATGTGACTAAATACCAACAAAAAatgtcaatatttttaaaatattaacttataataatatcaatattccAATCCCAACAATAACAAACATAAGCATACATAGtaatcttcaaataaaatttaagcaAATTATATGGGTCTGATTGCGATTTAAGAAGACTAACCCATTTATTAATCGTGTCTAATGAAGTCAATATATTTTAATCGgaactcatttatatcaaacttaaacccatttatttctttcttattcaTGTTGATTACAGTTGGCTGGAGAGCTATTCTTCCTGGATGCTTCACTGCCATTTACTGTTGAGAAGAGTTACAAATGCTTGTAATCAGCTTGTCTGGCTAGAGTATTTCACATACAATGATGTCTCtcttattttatgaatatttatttgattgcaTATTGGGTAGAAAGTACAATGAGTTGCAAAAAAGCAAATATCAAACTCAAAGGAACATCATATCTTGAAGAATTCTAATAACATGAGTGCAACAGGGACATGCATTACCATGAAATCAAAAAATATAGACGACAATGGAGTGAAGAAGAAAGGAGATCTTCTTTCTCATTTGTGAAAGCCACGACGTCGAGGAATAGCAAGTAGATGTTTGGCTCTAGGAACTGTAAGGCCAAACTCTTCGGTCATGTCCAACTCAATTGGTAGCATGTTATTAGGAAGCTCCCAATCAAAGCAATGAACAAGTTGTGCCACCACGAGCCGAACCACGGTTAGACCCAACTGTAACCCCGGGCAGCCTCTTCTCCCAGAGCCGAATGGGAGAAGTTGGAAATCACGTCCCCGGAGATCAATGCTACTCCCGACAAACCTTTCCGGGAAGAACTTCTCAGCATCAGTCCAAACACTTGGGTCTCGTCCAATTGCCCATACGTTTACTATCAACCTAGACTTCTTGGGGATGTGAAAGCCTTGGATAGTGATGTCATTTGTGGCCTCATGAGGTATCAGTAGAGGTGCTACTGGATGTAGCCTCATGGTTTCCTTTACAACCATATCCAAGTATTCCAGTCTATCCAAATCTGATTCCTCTACCATCCTCTCCAAGCCCACTACATCTTCTAGCTCCTTTTGAAGTTTCTTCATTACCCATGGATGCTTAATGACTTCTGAAATTGCCCACTCAATTGATGTTGCACTAGTGTCCATTGATCCTACAAGCATGTCCTGCAACAAAATCATTGTCGGGAAATAAATGATCAACAACAAATTTGAATCAAAGAGTATACAAGTTCAACAAATGATTACCAAGATTATGGCCTTGATATTGGACCGTTCAACAAGGTACTCAGAGTCTTCAGATCCCATGAAACTCAGCAAGACATCGACAAAGTCCTTaatcttattttcatctttgGATTGGACATGATCGTCAataattttctctaaaaaaCCATCAAATATCTTACTAACAGCCTTCATGCGTCGCCTCAGCCCCTGAAGATCAAAGGGACCAATATAAGGAATATAGTCACCAAGGTTAGGAGTAGCACCTAGAAGCATAGCCTCTTGAATTACAGCCTTGAATCCCTGCTCATCAAAATCCTTATCAATGTACTTCTTCCCCAACACCATACGGCAACTCATATTCGCACTAAGGGATGAGACCTTGTCACTAAGATCAACAACAATACAATTAGAGGCAGccttttcaataaaattcacCAGTAGGCCAAGCTCTTCTTTCCTCATAGATCTGAAAGAATTGATTTTGAGGTTGCCAAGCAATTCAAGGGTGCACATCTTACGAATGTTGCGCCAATAAGGACCATAAGGAGAAAAGGACAAGCCTTTTTGCTCATAAGAGATGTACTTTGCAGACTCAGTAGGTGGTCTACTAGCAAACACAAGGTCATGGACTTTAAGAAACAGTTCAGCAGCTTGGGGGGAGGAGACAACAATGGTGGGCACAATGCCTAAGCGCAAGTGCATGATGGGGCCATATTTTTGGGCTAGTCGATGAAGATCTCGATGTGGAAATTCCCCAAAAATATGTAGATTCCCGATTATAGGCAAGCCGCTTGGACCAGGAGGTAGTTTCTTAGTCT
Coding sequences:
- the LOC121252556 gene encoding cytochrome P450 71AU50-like isoform X1; protein product: MSTRLKTNCILCIYKDIVAKTTSECNMPIMAWTWVILVLIILAYLLLEWTWRSMNKTKKLPPGPSGLPIIGNLHIFGEFPHRDLHRLAQKYGPIMHLRLGIVPTIVVSSPQAAELFLKVHDLVFASRPPTESAKYISYEQKGLSFSPYGPYWRNIRKMCTLELLGNLKINSFRSMRKEELGLLVNFIEKAASNCIVVDLSDKVSSLSANMSCRMVLGKKYIDKDFDEQGFKAVIQEAMLLGATPNLGDYIPYIGPFDLQGLRRRMKAVSKIFDGFLEKIIDDHVQSKDENKIKDFVDVLLSFMGSEDSEYLVERSNIKAIILDMLVGSMDTSATSIEWAISEVIKHPWVMKKLQKELEDVVGLERMVEESDLDRLEYLDMVVKETMRLHPVAPLLIPHEATNDITIQGFHIPKKSRLIVNVWAIGRDPSVWTDAEKFFPERFVGSSIDLRGRDFQLLPFGSGRRGCPGLQLGLTVVRLVVAQLVHCFDWELPNNMLPIELDMTEEFGLTVPRAKHLLAIPRRRGFHK
- the LOC121252556 gene encoding cytochrome P450 71AU50-like isoform X3, whose protein sequence is MPIMAWTWVILVLIILAYLLLEWTWRSMNKTKKLPPGPSGLPIIGNLHIFGEFPHRDLHRLAQKYGPIMHLRLGIVPTIVVSSPQAAELFLKVHDLVFASRPPTESAKYISYEQKGLSFSPYGPYWRNIRKMCTLELLGNLKINSFRSMRKEELGLLVNFIEKAASNCIVVDLSDKVSSLSANMSCRMVLGKKYIDKDFDEQGFKAVIQEAMLLGATPNLGDYIPYIGPFDLQGLRRRMKAVSKIFDGFLEKIIDDHVQSKDENKIKDFVDVLLSFMGSEDSEYLVERSNIKAIILDMLVGSMDTSATSIEWAISEVIKHPWVMKKLQKELEDVVGLERMVEESDLDRLEYLDMVVKETMRLHPVAPLLIPHEATNDITIQGFHIPKKSRLIVNVWAIGRDPSVWTDAEKFFPERFVGSSIDLRGRDFQLLPFGSGRRGCPGLQLGLTVVRLVVAQLVHCFDWELPNNMLPIELDMTEEFGLTVPRAKHLLAIPRRRGFHK
- the LOC121252556 gene encoding cytochrome P450 71AU50-like isoform X2; this encodes MHIVAKTTSECNMPIMAWTWVILVLIILAYLLLEWTWRSMNKTKKLPPGPSGLPIIGNLHIFGEFPHRDLHRLAQKYGPIMHLRLGIVPTIVVSSPQAAELFLKVHDLVFASRPPTESAKYISYEQKGLSFSPYGPYWRNIRKMCTLELLGNLKINSFRSMRKEELGLLVNFIEKAASNCIVVDLSDKVSSLSANMSCRMVLGKKYIDKDFDEQGFKAVIQEAMLLGATPNLGDYIPYIGPFDLQGLRRRMKAVSKIFDGFLEKIIDDHVQSKDENKIKDFVDVLLSFMGSEDSEYLVERSNIKAIILDMLVGSMDTSATSIEWAISEVIKHPWVMKKLQKELEDVVGLERMVEESDLDRLEYLDMVVKETMRLHPVAPLLIPHEATNDITIQGFHIPKKSRLIVNVWAIGRDPSVWTDAEKFFPERFVGSSIDLRGRDFQLLPFGSGRRGCPGLQLGLTVVRLVVAQLVHCFDWELPNNMLPIELDMTEEFGLTVPRAKHLLAIPRRRGFHK